A single window of Hemicordylus capensis ecotype Gifberg chromosome 15, rHemCap1.1.pri, whole genome shotgun sequence DNA harbors:
- the CORO1C gene encoding coronin-1C, whose amino-acid sequence MRRVVRQSKFRHVFGQAVKNDQCYDDIRVSRVTWDSSFCAVNPRFVAIIIEASGGGAFLVLPLHKTGRIDKSYPTVCGHTGPVLDIDWCPHNDQVIASGSEDCTVMVWQIPENGLTLSLTDPVVVLEGHSKRVGIVAWHPTARNVLLSAGCDNAIIIWNVGTGEPLINLDDMHQDMIYNVSWNRNGSLICTASKDKKVRVIDPRKQEIVAEKEKAHEGARPMRAIFLSDGNVFTTGFSRMSERQLALWNPKNMEEAIALHEMDTSNGVLLPFYDPDTSIIYLCGKGDSSIRYFEITDESPYVHYLNTFSSKEPQRGMGFMPKRGLDVNKCEIARFFKLHERKCEPIIMTVPRKSDLFQDDLYPDTAGPEAALEAEEWFEGKNADPIVISLKHGYIPGKNRDLKVVKKNILDNKLAANKKSDLISAPKKAAETSNPQNEVKLDEILKELKSLKDTITHQDERISKLEHQMAKIAV is encoded by the exons ATGAGGCGTGTGGTACGGCAGAGCAAGTTCCGGCACGTGTTTGGGCAGGCGGTGAAAAACGACCAGTGTTACGATGACATTAGAGTTTCCCGCGTTACCTGGGACAGTTCATTTTGCGCAGTCAATCCCCGATTTGTGGCAATAATAATAGAGGCTAGTGGTGGCGGTGCATTCCTGGTTCTGCCTTTACACAAG ACAGGTAGAATTGACAAATCTTACCCCACAGTATGTGGCCACACGGGACCGGTGCTCGACATCGACTGGTGTCCGCACAACGACCAAGTCATTGCCAGTGGCTCAGAAGACTGCACTGTTATG GTCTGGCAGATCCCAGAGAACGGGCTCACGCTCTCCCTGACGGACCCCGTGGTCGTCTTGGAAGGCCATTCGAAGAGAGTGGGCATCGTGGCCTGGCACCCCACGGCACGCAACGTGCTGCTCAGTGCAG GTTGTGACAACGCCATCATCATCTGGAATGTGGGGACGGGCGAGCCCCTTATCAACCTGGACGACATGCATCAGGACATGATCTACAACGTGAGTTGGAACCGGAATGGCAGCCTCATCTGCACAGCTTCCAAAGACAAGAAAGTCCGAGTGATTGACCCCAGGAAACAAGAAATCGTTGCT GAGAAAGAGAAGGCGCATGAGGGAGCCCGGCCGATGCGAGCCATCTTCCTCTCGGACGGCAATGTCTTCACGACCGGCTTTAGCCGCATGAGCGAAAGGCAGCTTGCCCTCTGGAATCCC aaaaaTATGGAGGAAGCCATAGCTCTCCAtgagatggacaccagcaatGGGGTCTTGCTACCCTTCTACGACCCGGACACCAGCATTATCTACTTATGTGGCAAG GGGGACAGCAGCATCCGCTACTTTGAGATCACGGACGAGTCTCCGTACGTGCACTACCTCAACACCTTCAGCAGCAAAGAGCCGCAGAGAGGGATGGGCTTCATGCCAAAGAGGGGCCTGGATGTGAACAAGTGTGAGATCGCCAG ATTCTTCAAACTTCACGAGCGAAAGTGTGAGCCCATCATCATGACCGTCCCTCGGAAG TCTGACCTCTTCCAAGACGATCTGTATCCGGATACGGCCGGACCGGAAGCTGCCCTGGAGGCGGAGGAGTGGTTTGAGGGAAAGAATGCCGACCCCATCGTCATCTCCTTGAAGCACGGATACATTCCCGGGAAAAACAGGGATCTCAAGGTGGTGAAGAAGAACATCTTGGACAACAAGCTGGCAGCGAACAAGAAGAGCGATCTCATTAGTGCCCCAAAGAAAGCAGCAGAGACCTCAAATCCT